A single region of the Acidobacteriota bacterium genome encodes:
- a CDS encoding AI-2E family transporter, whose amino-acid sequence MYRGRYARLVLLLFSLPVFYFVVQIFRPFLLPVALAAVLVSLCYPAFDWIRGRLKGRNGLAALVTCLGMTALILLPFALILTQVTTQAQEIYNKFQAALDQREWEGATWQLSDDMIPDRLRQFVERYVDLDRIGLGQLDLGEGLATLLEKLSLFLLEHSSELVTGLLSFVTSFLIMLVTMFFLFRDSARLTQDFRHLSPLSDEYQSQIMSTFRQVASATVVGSLVTAVVQGIAGGLVFWIVGIDQAIFWGTLTAFFSLVPVVGTAIVWVPWAIYLLGTVSGASGFVFIGLFLLVGLLDNVVRPFFIEGRVKMHSLLVFFSLMGGVSYLGLPGLIFGPILVALGLSFLELFQLEFGQRATDRPSE is encoded by the coding sequence ATGTATCGGGGACGCTACGCGCGACTGGTTCTGCTCCTCTTTTCCCTGCCCGTCTTCTACTTCGTGGTGCAGATCTTCCGGCCGTTTCTGCTGCCGGTGGCGTTGGCCGCGGTGCTGGTGAGCCTGTGCTATCCCGCCTTCGACTGGATCCGCGGGAGGCTGAAGGGCCGCAACGGACTGGCGGCGCTGGTCACCTGCCTGGGGATGACGGCTCTCATCCTGCTGCCTTTCGCCCTGATTCTGACCCAGGTGACGACCCAGGCGCAGGAGATCTACAACAAGTTCCAGGCCGCTCTGGACCAAAGGGAGTGGGAGGGCGCCACCTGGCAATTGAGCGACGACATGATCCCGGATCGACTGCGGCAATTCGTTGAACGGTACGTCGACCTGGACCGGATCGGGCTGGGTCAACTCGACCTGGGGGAGGGGTTGGCCACGCTTCTGGAGAAACTCAGCCTCTTCCTCTTGGAACACAGCTCCGAACTGGTGACCGGACTGCTGAGTTTCGTCACCAGTTTCCTGATCATGCTGGTCACCATGTTCTTCCTCTTCCGGGACAGCGCCCGCCTGACCCAGGATTTCAGGCATCTGTCTCCCCTCTCGGACGAGTATCAGAGCCAGATCATGTCCACGTTTCGCCAAGTCGCCTCGGCTACGGTAGTAGGGAGCCTGGTCACGGCGGTGGTCCAAGGGATCGCCGGAGGCCTGGTCTTCTGGATCGTGGGCATCGACCAGGCCATTTTCTGGGGCACGCTCACGGCCTTCTTCTCCCTGGTTCCCGTCGTGGGAACGGCAATCGTCTGGGTTCCCTGGGCGATCTATCTTCTGGGCACCGTCTCGGGCGCCAGCGGCTTCGTGTTCATCGGCCTCTTCCTCCTGGTCGGGCTTCTGGACAACGTGGTCCGGCCCTTCTTCATCGAGGGCAGAGTGAAGATGCACAGCCTGCTGGTCTTCTTTTCCCTGATGGGAGGAGTTTCCTACCTGGGATTGCCGGGCCTCATCTTCGGTCCCATATTAGTGGCTCTCGGACTGTCGTTCCTGGAGCTCTTCCAACTCGAGTTCGGACAGCGCGCGACCGATCGGCCGTCCGAATGA
- a CDS encoding class I SAM-dependent methyltransferase, protein MDPCPICRGLGWDHFCSVPDRLRKITDQSWEIYRCRSCGFGRTEPAPGEQDLMAFYPPGYWGDVVKTVEQFRSGQLVSARSWRQEAEKVRLLERYLREGSVLDVGCGDGKFLWGLDSGRWRRTGVEPSRRVVQLVRERIPGIDFVVGDLYSTRLPPGSFDAITFWHVLEHIPEPRRVMRRVRDLLRPGGWLIVSLPNLSSLQARIFRRHWYAFDDVPRHLFHYSPRSLALLLKQEGFEVRDQLGFSRIIGFHCLKHSLVNWSESLFGSRAPYYSLKPILPLCALLERVVRRSGIMTLVARTPGRPRPGP, encoded by the coding sequence ATGGATCCCTGTCCCATCTGTCGAGGTCTTGGCTGGGATCACTTCTGCTCCGTTCCGGACCGGCTCCGAAAGATCACGGACCAGAGCTGGGAAATCTACCGTTGCCGCTCCTGCGGTTTTGGCCGGACCGAGCCCGCGCCGGGTGAGCAGGACCTCATGGCATTCTACCCTCCCGGGTACTGGGGAGACGTGGTCAAGACGGTGGAGCAGTTTCGGTCCGGACAACTCGTGTCGGCCCGTTCCTGGCGCCAGGAGGCCGAAAAGGTCCGCTTGCTGGAACGCTACTTGCGGGAAGGGTCCGTGCTGGATGTGGGTTGCGGGGACGGCAAGTTCCTCTGGGGTCTGGATTCCGGCCGCTGGCGGCGGACCGGGGTCGAACCCTCGCGGCGAGTGGTCCAACTGGTCCGCGAGCGGATTCCGGGCATCGATTTCGTAGTCGGGGACCTGTACTCGACTCGTCTGCCGCCGGGTTCCTTCGACGCCATCACGTTCTGGCACGTGCTGGAGCACATTCCGGAGCCGAGGCGAGTGATGCGCCGGGTCCGGGATCTGCTGCGGCCCGGGGGCTGGCTCATCGTCTCGCTGCCCAATCTGAGCAGCTTGCAGGCCCGAATTTTTCGCCGGCACTGGTATGCGTTCGATGACGTCCCCCGCCACCTGTTCCACTACTCTCCGCGCTCTCTGGCGCTGCTTTTGAAACAGGAGGGATTCGAGGTCAGGGATCAGCTCGGTTTTTCCAGGATCATCGGGTTTCACTGCCTGAAGCACAGCCTGGTCAACTGGTCGGAAAGCCTCTTCGGCTCCCGGGCGCCCTACTATTCGCTGAAGCCGATCCTGCCCCTGTGCGCTCTTCTGGAACGAGTGGTGCGGCGCTCCGGAATCATGACTCTGGTCGCCCGGACTCCTGGCCGTCCGCGGCCGGGGCCTTAA
- a CDS encoding RNA polymerase sigma factor produces the protein MEKTDAELVIASLEGAPYAFEQIVQRYERLVFSIIYHQLGRRREVEDVAQDVFLKVFNSLGRFDRRRPLKAWIAKITVNQCRDVLRKRRSSRVEAFSNFTEEEERRIQSLHDVSAGTAAMTEAESRACLKLLDRLVRRLSHKDRTAFLLREVEGFGYDEVSKALGSSQVAARIRVSRTRKRLLAALSQVLSGGATLKP, from the coding sequence ATGGAGAAGACCGATGCCGAGTTGGTCATCGCGAGCCTCGAGGGCGCGCCATATGCGTTCGAGCAGATCGTCCAGCGTTACGAGCGGCTGGTCTTCAGCATCATCTACCATCAATTGGGCCGGCGGCGGGAAGTGGAGGACGTGGCTCAGGATGTCTTCCTCAAGGTCTTCAACTCCCTGGGCCGATTTGATCGCCGCCGCCCCTTGAAGGCCTGGATCGCCAAGATCACGGTCAACCAATGCCGCGACGTATTGAGAAAGCGACGGAGTTCCAGGGTGGAGGCGTTTTCCAACTTCACCGAGGAAGAGGAGAGGAGAATCCAGTCCCTTCACGACGTTTCCGCCGGCACCGCCGCCATGACGGAGGCGGAATCCAGAGCCTGCCTCAAGCTCCTGGACCGGCTCGTGCGCCGCTTGTCTCACAAGGACCGGACTGCATTCCTGCTCAGGGAGGTGGAGGGATTCGGATATGATGAGGTCTCCAAGGCCCTGGGAAGCAGCCAGGTGGCGGCTCGAATCCGAGTCAGCCGCACGCGCAAGCGGCTGCTTGCGGCGCTTTCTCAAGTCCTTTCCGGCGGAGCAACCTTGAAACCATGA
- a CDS encoding DUF4159 domain-containing protein: MWLLIAAVPATWLVLAAAGDHHGPEAEGRHDSEFTFLRLVYSGPGWARRGWNWSWQTDYPKADLQFLYGLEKLSDFTFVSSGNKALSILDSEVFDYPFLYAVEVGRMHLSDQEASKLREYLLRGGFLVVDDFHGPWEWNNFYQQIKKVFPEYEPVDLPLSHPVFHCYYDIDELIQIPGIQYLFYGKTWEKGGYDARYMGVMDERGRLMVMINHNVDLGDAWEWAEVEEYPRKYANLAFQLGINYIVYAMTH, encoded by the coding sequence ATGTGGCTGCTGATCGCGGCGGTGCCGGCGACCTGGTTGGTCCTGGCTGCCGCAGGCGATCACCATGGGCCCGAAGCGGAAGGCCGGCATGACTCGGAGTTCACCTTTTTGCGCCTCGTCTACTCGGGTCCCGGCTGGGCGCGCCGGGGGTGGAACTGGAGTTGGCAGACCGACTATCCCAAAGCCGATCTCCAGTTCCTGTACGGCCTGGAGAAATTGAGCGACTTCACCTTCGTCTCTTCCGGCAACAAGGCCCTCTCCATACTGGACTCGGAGGTGTTCGACTATCCCTTTCTCTACGCCGTGGAGGTCGGGAGGATGCATCTCTCCGACCAGGAAGCGTCGAAGCTGAGGGAATACCTCTTGCGGGGCGGTTTTCTCGTGGTCGACGACTTCCACGGCCCCTGGGAGTGGAACAACTTCTACCAGCAGATCAAGAAGGTCTTCCCGGAATACGAGCCGGTGGACCTTCCTTTGTCTCACCCGGTTTTCCATTGCTATTACGACATCGACGAGTTGATCCAGATTCCGGGAATCCAGTACCTGTTCTATGGGAAAACCTGGGAGAAGGGCGGCTACGACGCGCGTTACATGGGCGTCATGGATGAGCGGGGCCGGCTCATGGTGATGATCAACCACAACGTGGATCTCGGAGATGCGTGGGAGTGGGCCGAAGTGGAAGAATACCCTCGGAAATACGCCAATCTGGCCTTCCAATTGGGAATCAACTACATCGTTTACGCCATGACCCACTGA
- a CDS encoding S41 family peptidase, with amino-acid sequence MQWITPIGRSGRGNDGVTVVFAKGKLAILLLSALVVGYGLVGGSMDRVAARDASYEEIGLFMSVFRRVRDDYVEEPVMKDALLGALHGMVEAVDPYSSYVPQASYEQVQARTETQASPGIYISKRYGYAYVVAVARGSPAEREGVRTGDWIESIDARKTTQMSRWEAQYMLEGAPGTEVKLRLIRARRPPTEIRLVREAPVPEKVKAEVVETGLGQLRIPSLQNGSSGQVRKGLRMLRSADVKGLLLDVRGVAEGEVAEAVEIAGLLLPKGSKVLTVKDRQGRSVVHATTAEPLLAGVPAVVLADGGTSGAAEILVAALKDHKAATVVGLKTDGRGSGQELFHLGDGSVLYLATKIYYRPNGNAIQEKKLKDSGISPDVRAPDEDFVSSFYLENVSDDPDAELGVDFYKGLEEAVRERQFQQGLDRLRRRLAEKAA; translated from the coding sequence ATGCAGTGGATCACGCCGATCGGTCGTAGTGGACGAGGGAATGACGGGGTGACGGTGGTCTTTGCCAAGGGCAAGTTGGCGATTCTACTGCTTTCGGCGCTGGTGGTCGGCTACGGGCTGGTGGGCGGATCCATGGACCGGGTCGCGGCCAGAGATGCGTCATACGAGGAAATTGGCCTCTTCATGTCGGTCTTCAGGCGGGTCCGGGACGACTATGTCGAAGAACCTGTGATGAAGGACGCCCTGTTGGGGGCCCTCCACGGAATGGTCGAGGCGGTGGACCCCTACTCGAGCTACGTTCCCCAGGCCAGTTACGAGCAAGTTCAGGCGCGGACCGAAACCCAGGCCTCGCCCGGGATCTACATTTCCAAACGTTACGGGTACGCCTACGTAGTCGCAGTGGCGCGCGGCAGCCCGGCCGAGCGGGAAGGAGTGCGCACCGGTGATTGGATCGAGTCCATCGATGCCCGGAAAACGACGCAGATGAGCCGCTGGGAGGCGCAGTACATGCTCGAGGGAGCACCCGGCACCGAGGTGAAGCTCAGGTTGATCCGGGCACGCCGGCCGCCCACCGAAATCCGGTTGGTGCGGGAGGCCCCCGTCCCCGAGAAGGTCAAGGCGGAGGTTGTGGAGACGGGGCTGGGCCAACTCCGGATTCCGAGCCTTCAAAACGGCAGTTCCGGCCAGGTGCGCAAGGGATTGCGGATGCTGCGGTCCGCCGATGTGAAGGGACTCCTGCTGGACGTACGGGGTGTGGCCGAGGGGGAGGTGGCGGAGGCCGTCGAGATCGCGGGACTCCTGCTGCCCAAGGGGAGCAAGGTGCTTACCGTCAAGGATCGTCAGGGTCGTTCCGTGGTGCACGCCACGACCGCCGAGCCCTTGCTGGCCGGCGTTCCCGCGGTGGTATTGGCCGACGGGGGAACCAGCGGGGCGGCGGAGATACTTGTGGCGGCGTTGAAGGACCACAAGGCGGCCACGGTGGTGGGTTTGAAGACCGATGGCAGGGGATCAGGACAAGAGCTTTTCCACCTCGGAGACGGATCGGTCCTGTATCTCGCGACCAAAATCTACTATCGGCCCAACGGCAATGCGATTCAAGAGAAAAAGCTCAAGGATTCGGGAATTTCCCCCGATGTTCGAGCCCCGGACGAGGATTTCGTCTCCAGTTTTTACTTGGAGAACGTCTCGGACGACCCCGATGCGGAATTGGGAGTGGACTTTTACAAGGGTCTGGAAGAAGCTGTCCGCGAAAGGCAGTTCCAACAGGGGCTCGACAGACTGCGACGCCGCTTGGCCGAGAAAGCTGCATGA
- a CDS encoding HU family DNA-binding protein codes for MNKAELIGSVAGKANLSKSDARAAVEAVVSTIHAAMKNGEKVSLVGFGTFSAPVRPARSGRNPQTGEAIQIPARKVPKFTPGRSLRDSIQ; via the coding sequence ATGAACAAGGCTGAGTTGATCGGATCAGTCGCCGGGAAGGCGAACCTCAGCAAGAGCGATGCCCGAGCCGCGGTGGAGGCCGTAGTGTCCACGATCCATGCGGCCATGAAAAACGGCGAAAAGGTGTCCCTCGTGGGGTTCGGCACCTTTTCGGCTCCCGTCCGCCCCGCCCGGTCAGGGCGAAACCCTCAGACCGGAGAAGCGATTCAGATTCCCGCCAGAAAAGTTCCCAAATTCACGCCCGGCAGGTCTTTGAGGGACTCGATTCAGTAG
- the thrS gene encoding threonine--tRNA ligase — protein sequence MRTIHRDGTVHEVFDPDEALETLRHSTSHLMALAVSHLFPEVSLGIGPPTGEGFYYDFQMPHRLTEDDLPRIEAKMEELKAENLDFEPSILELTEALDFFRSHGEELKTELIEERKGEVLSSYRLGDLVDFCTGPHVLSTAQLGSFRLLSVAGSYWRGDEHREQLQRIYGTAFFSSRELDDYLQRLEEARNRDHRKLGRELDLFSVPEGVAPGLIFWHPKGAKVREKIEEFLRQEHEARGYQFVYTPHIAKCDLWKTSGHYQFFRENMYTLPVDDEEYVLKPMNCPGHILIYKSRKRSYRELPIRLAEFGTVYRYEKSGTLHGMLRVRGFTQDDAHIFCRPDQVFSEVVATLDLAEHLLSTFGFQGHEIMLATWDSEHTEHYAGKREDWERAESVLVQALEEKGWPYRRQPGEAAFYGPKIDISLIDALGRTWQVTTLQFDFNLPARFNITYADSDSREQQVIMLHRALLGSMERFMGILIEHYGGAFPPWLSPVQASVVPVSERHHEYAVEVRDRLRGTGLRVEADLRNEKLGYKIRSAQMSKVPYMLVVGDREVQGRTVSVRDRRRGNQGACPLDDFSRMLGRQVAQRALDV from the coding sequence ATGAGGACCATCCATCGGGATGGGACCGTTCATGAGGTCTTCGATCCCGACGAAGCTCTGGAAACCCTGCGCCATTCCACGTCCCACCTGATGGCCCTGGCGGTCAGCCACCTCTTCCCGGAAGTGAGTCTGGGAATCGGTCCTCCCACTGGCGAAGGCTTCTACTACGATTTCCAGATGCCGCACCGGCTGACGGAGGACGATCTGCCCCGAATCGAAGCCAAGATGGAAGAGCTTAAGGCGGAGAATCTGGATTTCGAGCCGTCCATTCTGGAGCTGACCGAAGCGCTGGATTTCTTTCGCAGTCACGGCGAGGAGTTGAAGACCGAGTTGATCGAAGAGCGGAAGGGCGAGGTGCTCTCTTCCTATCGCCTGGGAGACCTGGTGGATTTCTGCACCGGGCCGCACGTGCTCTCCACGGCTCAGCTCGGCTCGTTCCGGCTGCTTTCCGTTGCCGGTTCCTATTGGAGGGGCGACGAACACCGGGAACAGTTGCAAAGGATTTACGGAACGGCGTTTTTCTCGTCCCGGGAACTGGATGACTATCTGCAGCGGCTGGAGGAAGCCAGGAACCGCGACCATCGGAAACTGGGCCGGGAACTGGATCTCTTTTCGGTTCCGGAGGGCGTCGCTCCGGGTCTCATTTTCTGGCATCCGAAGGGCGCCAAGGTTCGGGAAAAGATCGAAGAGTTCCTGCGCCAGGAGCATGAAGCGCGCGGTTACCAGTTCGTATACACGCCCCATATCGCCAAGTGCGACCTCTGGAAGACGTCCGGCCATTACCAGTTTTTCCGGGAGAACATGTACACGTTGCCCGTGGACGACGAAGAGTACGTGCTCAAGCCCATGAACTGTCCCGGCCATATCCTCATTTACAAGTCGAGGAAACGCAGTTACCGCGAACTGCCCATCCGTCTCGCCGAGTTCGGAACGGTCTATCGGTACGAGAAGTCGGGAACCCTCCATGGGATGCTTCGCGTTCGGGGATTCACCCAGGACGACGCGCATATTTTCTGCCGTCCGGACCAGGTTTTTTCGGAAGTGGTTGCCACCTTGGACCTTGCAGAGCATCTTCTCAGCACGTTCGGCTTTCAGGGCCATGAGATCATGTTGGCCACCTGGGACTCGGAACACACCGAGCACTACGCCGGAAAACGTGAAGATTGGGAGAGGGCCGAGTCGGTTCTGGTCCAGGCGTTGGAGGAAAAGGGTTGGCCGTACCGCCGCCAGCCAGGCGAGGCTGCTTTCTACGGTCCCAAGATCGACATCAGTCTGATCGATGCTCTGGGGCGAACCTGGCAGGTCACCACCTTGCAGTTCGATTTCAACCTGCCGGCCCGCTTCAACATTACCTATGCCGATTCCGATTCCCGCGAACAGCAGGTCATCATGTTGCATCGGGCTCTGCTCGGTTCCATGGAGCGGTTCATGGGGATTCTGATCGAACACTATGGAGGCGCGTTTCCGCCCTGGCTGTCGCCGGTGCAGGCATCGGTGGTCCCGGTGAGCGAACGGCACCACGAATACGCGGTGGAGGTCCGCGACCGGCTGCGGGGGACGGGCTTGCGTGTCGAGGCGGACTTGAGAAACGAGAAGTTGGGATACAAGATCAGGAGTGCCCAGATGAGCAAAGTGCCATACATGCTCGTCGTGGGCGATCGAGAGGTGCAGGGCCGTACCGTATCGGTGCGGGATCGCCGGCGGGGCAACCAGGGGGCATGCCCGTTGGACGATTTTTCCCGGATGCTTGGTCGACAGGTGGCGCAAAGAGCGCTGGACGTCTGA
- the infC gene encoding translation initiation factor IF-3, producing MIRRRRGADSIQRARVNHRIRAREIRVIDENGSQLGIMAPPEARRLAQERSLDLVEVAPTARPPVCRIMDYGKYLYQQRKKAQEARKHQKVIQVKEVKFRPKIDQHDYEFKKKHILRFLKDENRVKATVIFRGREITHSELGEEILNQLRGELTEVADVERRPRLEGHTMTMILVPRKQP from the coding sequence TTGATTCGAAGAAGAAGAGGAGCCGATTCTATTCAGAGAGCACGAGTCAATCATCGGATAAGGGCCAGGGAAATTCGGGTCATCGACGAGAATGGGAGCCAGTTGGGCATCATGGCTCCGCCCGAGGCAAGGCGGCTGGCTCAGGAGAGGTCCCTCGACCTGGTCGAGGTCGCTCCCACCGCCAGGCCTCCGGTTTGTCGAATCATGGACTACGGGAAGTACCTGTACCAGCAACGAAAGAAGGCTCAGGAGGCGCGAAAGCACCAGAAAGTCATTCAGGTCAAGGAAGTCAAGTTCCGGCCCAAGATCGACCAGCATGACTATGAGTTCAAGAAGAAACACATTCTGCGTTTCTTGAAGGACGAAAACAGGGTCAAGGCCACCGTCATCTTCAGGGGTCGGGAGATCACCCACTCCGAGCTGGGGGAGGAGATCCTGAACCAGCTCCGTGGCGAGCTGACCGAGGTCGCGGACGTCGAGCGGCGGCCCCGGTTGGAAGGCCACACCATGACCATGATTCTGGTGCCCAGAAAACAGCCCTGA
- the rpmI gene encoding 50S ribosomal protein L35: MRLKTKRAAAKRFKVTGSGKISRRHSHHSHILTKKSRKRKRNLKDWAGLSSADKKRVRKMLHI; this comes from the coding sequence ATGCGATTGAAGACCAAGCGCGCGGCAGCCAAGCGATTCAAGGTCACGGGGTCGGGCAAGATCAGCCGGCGGCACAGCCATCACAGCCACATCCTGACCAAGAAGAGTCGCAAGCGGAAGCGGAATTTGAAGGATTGGGCCGGCCTGTCCTCTGCGGACAAGAAGCGGGTCCGGAAGATGCTGCATATTTAG
- the rplT gene encoding 50S ribosomal protein L20 — translation MSRVKRGVKRNRRRKKILRLAKGYWGAKGRLHRAAKEQVNRSLAYSYRDRRQKKRNFRRLWIIRVNAAARQHSLSYSQFMYGLKKAGLELSRKMLADLAVRDPQAFGKIADMARNALR, via the coding sequence ATGTCGAGGGTAAAGAGAGGGGTTAAGCGAAACCGGAGACGGAAGAAGATCCTGCGCTTGGCCAAGGGTTACTGGGGCGCCAAGGGCCGGCTTCACCGCGCAGCAAAGGAACAGGTAAACCGTTCTCTGGCCTACTCCTATCGGGACCGGCGGCAGAAGAAGCGGAACTTCCGGAGGCTCTGGATCATCCGGGTCAACGCGGCCGCGCGGCAGCACAGCCTTTCCTACAGTCAGTTCATGTACGGTCTGAAGAAGGCCGGTTTGGAGTTGAGCCGTAAGATGTTGGCAGATCTGGCCGTCAGGGATCCACAGGCCTTCGGCAAGATCGCCGACATGGCTCGCAATGCCTTGCGTTAG
- the pheS gene encoding phenylalanine--tRNA ligase subunit alpha, which produces MKPVDPTHLWQSFQAELQEVSSKPALTRLRDRYLSRQRGLLTLQLRGLGRLAPQERPRAGKSLNQIKGRIESALAERGRELEAEQRRSQLESERLDITLPGYLPPQGRSHPLTRVRREMEEIAVRMGFSVLSGPELELDHYNFEALNMPKEHPARDTQDTLYITENLLLRTHTSPVQIRTMERQQPPVRIVVPGRVYRRDTVDATHSPMFHQMEGLVVDEGITFGDLKGTLELFLRELFSSDLRVRFRPSYFPFVEPGAEVDIECIFCSLRGCGVCKRTGWIEIMGAGMVHPRVFSMVGYDAERYTGFAWGMGIDRIAILKYRVSDLRLFFENDLRFLRQF; this is translated from the coding sequence ATGAAGCCGGTAGATCCGACTCACCTCTGGCAGAGCTTTCAGGCTGAACTGCAGGAGGTCTCGTCCAAGCCGGCTCTCACCCGGCTCCGCGACCGCTATCTCAGCCGTCAAAGGGGCCTGCTGACGCTCCAGTTGAGGGGTCTGGGACGACTCGCTCCCCAGGAACGGCCCCGGGCGGGCAAGAGCCTGAACCAGATCAAGGGCCGGATCGAATCGGCCCTGGCCGAGCGGGGGCGGGAGCTTGAGGCCGAGCAGCGCCGGTCCCAGCTCGAATCGGAACGCCTGGACATTACACTGCCGGGCTATCTTCCTCCTCAGGGCCGTTCTCATCCGCTGACACGGGTCCGGCGCGAGATGGAGGAGATCGCCGTGCGAATGGGATTCTCCGTCCTTTCGGGACCTGAACTGGAACTGGATCACTACAATTTCGAAGCGCTCAACATGCCCAAGGAGCATCCCGCCCGGGACACGCAGGATACGCTCTACATCACCGAGAACCTGCTGCTGAGGACCCATACCTCCCCCGTCCAGATCCGGACCATGGAGCGCCAGCAGCCCCCCGTCCGCATCGTGGTTCCCGGACGCGTCTATCGCCGGGACACCGTGGACGCCACCCACAGCCCCATGTTTCACCAGATGGAAGGCCTGGTCGTGGACGAGGGGATCACGTTCGGAGACCTGAAGGGAACTCTGGAGCTCTTCTTGCGGGAGCTCTTCTCCAGTGACCTGCGGGTGAGGTTCCGGCCCAGCTACTTCCCCTTCGTCGAGCCCGGAGCCGAGGTGGACATCGAGTGCATCTTCTGCTCGTTGCGAGGGTGCGGAGTCTGCAAGCGCACCGGATGGATCGAGATCATGGGCGCGGGCATGGTCCATCCCCGGGTGTTTTCCATGGTGGGATACGACGCCGAGCGCTACACGGGATTCGCTTGGGGAATGGGAATCGATCGGATCGCCATCCTCAAGTACCGCGTCAGCGACCTGCGGCTCTTTTTCGAAAATGACCTGAGATTTCTCCGGCAGTTCTGA